Part of the Subtercola frigoramans genome, CCGGCCACGATCCGGCTGATCGAGCCAGACGGCCATTCGGTGGAACGGGTGTACTGGGCACCGAGTTTCGCCCGCGATGACGAGTACGCAGGATTCGACGAGCGTGACTGGCAGGATGCGGTCATCCGGAGCCTTCGAACCGCAGTCGAACGGCGCATGGTCGCCGACGTGCCCGTGGGTGTGCTGCTCTCGGGAGGCATCGATTCGAGCCTCGTGGTGGCCCTTCTCGCCGGAGCGGGCCAGACCGACCTCAGCACCTTCAGTATCGGTTTCGAGGCCGCCGGAGGCGAGTCGGGTGACGAATTTGAGTACTCGACACTCGTTGCTGATCGCTTCGCAACGGACCACCATCGCATCACGATCGACAGCTCCCGCCTACTGCCCGGCATCGACGGCGCCATCGCCGCCATGAGCGAACCCATGGTGAGCCACGACTGCGTGGCGTTCTACCTTCTCAGCGAAGATGTCTCGAAGTCTGTCAAGGTCGTGCAGTCAGGGCAGGGCGCCGACGAAGTCCTGGGCGGTTACGACTGGTACCCGCCGCTCGCCGATGTGCCACGCGGCGCTGCAGCCGAAGCCTATGCCAGCGTGTTCTTCGACCGCCGGTGGCCCGCGATGAGTTCGATTCTCTCCCGTGACTGGATGCTCGGGCACGATGCCCCGAGCGAATTCATAGCCCGCCGATTCGCGGAGCCCGGGGCAGAGACCTCCGTCGACGCAGCCCTGCGCAACGACACCACCGTGATGCTGGTCGACGACCCGGTGAAACGGGTCGACAACATGACCATGGCCTGGGGCCTGGAGGCTCGTGTTCCCTTTCTCGACCACGAGTTCGTCGAACTGGTCGGGAGAATCCCTCCACAGCTCAAACTGGCCGACGGCGGCAAGGGGGTACTGAAGGCGGCCAGCCGCGGAATCGTGCCCGATGAGGTCATCGATCGCACCAAGGGCTACTTTCCCGTGCCGGCGATCCGGCAGCTCGAGGGGCCGTACCTGGCGAAGATGCGCGATGCTCTCACAGACCCGGCTGCCCGTGCGCGTGGCCTCTTCAACAGCGCAGAAGTCGAACGTCTCCTGGCCTCTCCGAACGAAACGAGGACGACCCTCGGGTCGAATGCGCTCTGGCAGCTTGGTTTACTGGAGCTGTGGCTGCAGAAACAGGGAATTCGATAATCGACACCGGCGAGCTGATCGCGCGCCTCGTCGCCGCGTGGGGCAGCTGGGGGCCGACGATGACGCCCGACGCCGACCGCGTCGCCTTCATCAGCGACCGCTCCGGCCTACCCCAGCTCTGGGTGCAGGCTGTCGTGACCAGCGGTGAACTGCCCGAGCCGTCGCTCATCCGATTCTGCGACGACCCCGTCACTGCGGTGACCTGGTCGGCCGACAGCGCGTGGCTCGCGTGTGCCGTCGCAACCGACGGGGGCGTTCGGAGCCAGGTCTGGGTCGTCAGGCCAGACGGCACGGATGCCCGGCGAATCGCCGGCGACAGCGAACACCATGCTGAGCTCGGGCCGTGGACCCGCAGTGGTCACCGCGTGGTCGTCACTGTGCCGTCGGCCGAGGTCGGGGAGCCCACACGCACCTTTCTCGTCGAGCCCGTGACTGGGCACTTCGAGCCGCTCGCCGTAGGTGAGCTCATCCATGTGCTCGACCTCTCGGTCGGCGAGGCACTCGTGGTCATCCGC contains:
- a CDS encoding N-acetylglutaminylglutamine amidotransferase — protein: MCGVAGEFRFDGQSADIAALARMSSCLVHRGPDGDGLWAHGPVALGHRRLSIIDLSAAGSQPMVDAPLGLTVVFNGCIYNYRDLRTELAGKGYTFFSSSDTEVIGKAYAEWGMDCVDHFLGMFAFAILERESGRLVLARDRLGIKPLYLDETGERLRFASTLPALIAGGGTDTSIDQEALAYYMTFHSVVPAPRTILNGVRKLPPATIRLIEPDGHSVERVYWAPSFARDDEYAGFDERDWQDAVIRSLRTAVERRMVADVPVGVLLSGGIDSSLVVALLAGAGQTDLSTFSIGFEAAGGESGDEFEYSTLVADRFATDHHRITIDSSRLLPGIDGAIAAMSEPMVSHDCVAFYLLSEDVSKSVKVVQSGQGADEVLGGYDWYPPLADVPRGAAAEAYASVFFDRRWPAMSSILSRDWMLGHDAPSEFIARRFAEPGAETSVDAALRNDTTVMLVDDPVKRVDNMTMAWGLEARVPFLDHEFVELVGRIPPQLKLADGGKGVLKAASRGIVPDEVIDRTKGYFPVPAIRQLEGPYLAKMRDALTDPAARARGLFNSAEVERLLASPNETRTTLGSNALWQLGLLELWLQKQGIR